A window of the Sphaerobacter thermophilus DSM 20745 genome harbors these coding sequences:
- the murC gene encoding UDP-N-acetylmuramate--L-alanine ligase: protein MRQLPGTAPVLPPPPATLHLIGIGGIGMSGLARILAARGYRVSGSDAVDSPVVQALRAEGFPVTVGHDPANLDDPDLVVVTAAAPESNPEVAAARARGIPIIKRAALLGRLCDERVCLAVAGTHGKSTTSGMLALALVHAGEDPSFAVGAVVKELGTNARPGAGPFFVAEADEYDYSFLWLHPDVAVVTNIEHDHPDLFPSRESVLEAFTRFVSGMRPDGTLVVSADDPGCRDLLARLGDRRPRVVTFGSDPNADWSIVRDEETGSGDLVRAPGGRTLRLRLAVPGWHNRLNALAALAAGEAAGVAPERLLPGLAAFGGVGRRFEVRGQARGVTVVDDYAHHPTEIRATIEAARERYPAARLWAVFQPHTYSRTREMLDDFAAALSLADYVVLAPIYAARETNDLGVSSADIAGRMAGRPVVVVESPAAAGEVVAADAEAGDVVLILGAGDIWKAGERLLGLLGAGEQGIGGT from the coding sequence ATGCGTCAGTTGCCCGGCACCGCCCCGGTCCTCCCACCGCCCCCGGCGACGCTGCACCTGATCGGGATCGGCGGTATCGGCATGAGCGGGCTGGCCCGCATCCTGGCCGCGCGCGGCTACCGCGTGAGCGGATCGGATGCCGTCGACTCCCCGGTGGTGCAGGCGCTGCGCGCCGAGGGCTTCCCGGTGACCGTCGGCCATGACCCGGCCAACCTGGATGATCCGGACCTCGTCGTCGTCACCGCTGCCGCGCCAGAGTCGAACCCCGAGGTGGCCGCCGCCCGGGCTCGGGGTATCCCGATCATCAAGCGCGCGGCGCTGTTGGGACGCCTGTGCGACGAGCGCGTCTGCCTCGCCGTCGCCGGGACACACGGCAAGTCGACCACCAGCGGGATGCTGGCTCTGGCCCTCGTGCACGCCGGGGAGGACCCGTCGTTCGCGGTGGGGGCCGTCGTCAAGGAGCTGGGGACCAACGCGCGGCCGGGCGCTGGCCCGTTCTTCGTGGCGGAGGCAGACGAGTACGACTATAGCTTCCTCTGGCTCCACCCCGATGTGGCGGTGGTGACGAACATCGAGCACGACCACCCGGATCTCTTCCCCTCGCGGGAGTCTGTCCTGGAGGCATTCACCCGCTTCGTAAGTGGGATGCGCCCCGATGGCACGCTCGTCGTCTCGGCGGACGATCCGGGGTGTCGTGACCTGCTGGCACGACTCGGCGATCGTCGCCCGCGGGTGGTAACCTTCGGGTCCGACCCCAACGCAGACTGGTCGATCGTTCGTGATGAGGAAACGGGGTCGGGCGACCTGGTCCGCGCGCCGGGCGGGCGAACGCTGCGGCTGCGGCTGGCGGTGCCGGGTTGGCACAATCGTCTCAACGCGCTGGCGGCACTGGCTGCAGGGGAGGCGGCCGGTGTCGCGCCGGAGCGGCTGCTGCCGGGTCTGGCGGCCTTCGGCGGAGTCGGGCGGCGCTTCGAGGTGCGGGGGCAGGCACGCGGAGTGACGGTGGTCGACGACTACGCCCACCACCCGACCGAGATCCGGGCGACCATCGAGGCAGCGCGCGAGCGCTACCCCGCGGCGCGGCTCTGGGCGGTGTTCCAGCCGCATACTTACTCGCGCACCCGCGAGATGCTCGACGACTTCGCGGCCGCGCTATCGCTGGCCGACTACGTGGTACTCGCGCCGATCTATGCGGCGCGCGAGACCAATGACCTGGGCGTCAGTTCGGCCGACATTGCCGGGCGGATGGCCGGGCGGCCGGTGGTGGTGGTCGAGTCGCCGGCTGCGGCCGGGGAGGTGGTGGCCGCTGACGCGGAGGCCGGTGATGTCGTGCTGATCCTCGGCGCGGGGGACATCTGGAAAGCGGGCGAGCGGCTCCTTGGGCTGCTCGGCGCCGGGGAACAAGGGATTGGAGGCACGTGA
- the mraY gene encoding phospho-N-acetylmuramoyl-pentapeptide-transferase yields MIPTLNIVADLFELLRSNSLLPRDPDHNLAVSLGLSAVTFLMTVSMGRPFIQFLRAKKVGKQIRIEEPEGHFIKTGTPTMGGFMITIPVLLATVAFNLAGRLSMLLPVGVLICTATLGAIDDRMSLVGTNREGLAARFKMIWLLAFATVSALILYFPLGLRSIYIPAMGKYEIGLLYIPIAILGISGFANAVNLTDGLDSLAGGTAAVAFVAYGIIAYLQGQVQVVTFCFMMVGSLLGFLWFNAHPAQVFMGDTGALAIGASLATAAFMTGQWLLLPIVGIVFVAETLSVMLQVAYFKWTGGKRIFRMTPIHLHFELLGWSETQITMRFWLISMMAGLLGVALALI; encoded by the coding sequence ATGATCCCGACGCTCAACATCGTTGCCGATCTGTTTGAGCTGCTACGGAGCAACAGCCTGCTGCCGCGGGACCCGGACCACAACCTGGCCGTGTCGCTCGGGCTCTCGGCCGTCACCTTCTTGATGACGGTCAGCATGGGGCGACCCTTCATTCAGTTCCTGCGGGCCAAGAAGGTGGGCAAGCAGATCCGGATTGAGGAGCCCGAGGGTCATTTCATCAAGACCGGCACGCCGACCATGGGTGGCTTCATGATCACGATCCCGGTGCTCCTGGCCACGGTCGCGTTCAATCTCGCCGGGCGCCTATCCATGCTACTGCCCGTCGGCGTCCTGATCTGCACGGCCACGCTGGGGGCGATCGACGACCGCATGAGTCTGGTGGGGACCAACCGGGAGGGTCTGGCGGCGCGCTTCAAGATGATCTGGCTGCTGGCCTTCGCGACGGTCTCCGCCCTGATCCTCTATTTCCCGCTCGGCCTGCGCAGCATCTACATCCCGGCGATGGGGAAGTACGAGATCGGGCTGCTCTACATCCCGATCGCCATCCTCGGCATCTCCGGCTTCGCCAACGCGGTGAACCTGACCGACGGGCTGGACTCGCTGGCCGGCGGCACGGCGGCAGTGGCCTTCGTGGCCTACGGCATCATCGCCTACCTCCAGGGTCAGGTGCAGGTGGTGACCTTCTGCTTCATGATGGTCGGCTCGCTGCTGGGCTTCCTCTGGTTCAACGCCCACCCGGCCCAGGTGTTCATGGGCGACACCGGCGCGCTGGCGATCGGCGCGTCGCTGGCAACGGCGGCCTTCATGACCGGGCAGTGGCTCTTGCTGCCGATCGTGGGCATCGTATTTGTGGCCGAGACGCTGTCGGTGATGCTGCAGGTGGCCTACTTCAAGTGGACCGGGGGCAAGCGCATCTTCCGCATGACGCCGATCCACCTGCACTTCGAGTTGCTCGGTTGGTCGGAGACGCAGATCACGATGCGCTTCTGGTTGATCTCGATGATGGCGGGGCTCCTCGGCGTCGCCCTGGCATTGATCTAA
- the ftsW gene encoding putative lipid II flippase FtsW: MSATTARTAGERLRRVRDFTAARYAVHAPDYWLVTIPLTLVMFGTVMVFSASFTIGLSQDGNAYYYLTRQLIWVALGLAGMAVTYAVDYHVWRRFSILGMLVVLLLLSVVLMPGVGQEIYGAQRWIFIGPLSVQPSEIAKPVLIIYLADWLAQKGAKVRLFSYGLVPFTVFLGLLIGLLMLQPDLGTSALLAIIAVGMFLVAGARLIHLSLLTGVGTVAFLVMALGSSYRRQRILIFLNPDANPDLAWQLIQARAALASGGIFGLGLGASRQKFAWLPFAQTDAIFAVIGEELGLIGCSVVLFLFLAFAWRGYRIAKRAPDTFGTLVAVGITTWIIFQAAINIGGITTTIPFTGITLPFLSYGGTSLAVTLTAVGLLLNISRQTVDPALTAASTEAHAPRTRSLRRRAPRDPAPAGRLARGAALASGSSRPRTSTVRGTVVRGRAQSGTFGRGRRASRNTRHWR; this comes from the coding sequence ATGAGCGCCACGACCGCCAGGACCGCCGGGGAGCGCCTGCGCCGCGTCCGCGACTTCACCGCGGCGCGCTACGCCGTGCACGCGCCCGACTACTGGCTCGTGACCATCCCGCTGACGCTGGTCATGTTCGGGACCGTCATGGTCTTCAGCGCCAGCTTCACCATCGGTCTGAGCCAGGACGGCAACGCCTACTACTACCTGACCCGGCAACTCATCTGGGTCGCGCTCGGCCTGGCGGGGATGGCCGTGACCTATGCCGTCGACTACCACGTCTGGCGGCGCTTCTCGATCCTGGGCATGTTGGTGGTGCTCCTGCTGCTCTCCGTGGTGCTGATGCCGGGTGTGGGCCAGGAGATTTACGGGGCACAGCGCTGGATCTTCATCGGGCCGCTCTCGGTCCAACCGAGCGAGATCGCCAAGCCGGTGCTCATCATCTACCTGGCCGACTGGCTGGCGCAGAAGGGCGCCAAGGTGCGCCTGTTCAGCTACGGGCTGGTGCCCTTCACCGTCTTCCTCGGCCTGCTGATCGGCTTGCTCATGCTCCAGCCCGACCTGGGGACGTCGGCCCTGCTGGCGATCATCGCCGTCGGCATGTTCCTGGTGGCCGGCGCCCGCCTGATCCACCTGAGCCTGCTGACGGGGGTTGGCACGGTCGCCTTCCTGGTGATGGCGCTGGGTTCGTCCTACCGCCGGCAGCGCATCCTGATTTTCCTCAACCCGGACGCTAACCCGGACCTCGCCTGGCAGCTCATCCAGGCGCGGGCTGCGCTCGCCAGCGGCGGCATCTTCGGCCTCGGCCTCGGCGCCAGCCGGCAGAAGTTCGCCTGGCTGCCCTTCGCCCAGACCGATGCCATCTTCGCCGTCATCGGGGAGGAACTGGGCCTGATCGGCTGCAGCGTCGTCCTGTTCCTCTTCCTGGCGTTCGCCTGGCGCGGCTACCGCATCGCCAAGCGCGCCCCCGACACCTTCGGGACGCTGGTCGCGGTGGGTATCACCACCTGGATCATCTTCCAGGCGGCTATCAACATCGGCGGGATCACCACGACGATCCCCTTCACCGGCATCACCCTGCCGTTCCTCAGCTACGGCGGCACCTCCTTGGCCGTGACCCTCACCGCGGTGGGCCTGCTGCTGAACATTTCCCGGCAGACGGTAGACCCCGCGCTCACGGCCGCCAGCACCGAGGCTCACGCTCCACGCACGCGCTCGCTCCGGCGGCGTGCCCCGCGCGACCCGGCTCCGGCCGGGCGGCTCGCGCGCGGCGCCGCGCTGGCTTCCGGCAGCAGCCGTCCGCGAACCAGCACGGTCCGCGGCACGGTCGTACGTGGGCGGGCGCAGTCGGGTACCTTTGGGCGCGGCCGGCGGGCTTCGCGCAACACGCGGCACTGGAGGTGA
- a CDS encoding NUDIX hydrolase, with translation MEPDPRDELFDVLTAEGVPTGMVKPRAAVHRDGDWHRSFHCWVVWRGPDGCVQVLFQRRSPTKDTVPNHLDVAVGGHYRSGETLTEVVREAEEELGLPLGLDDLVPVGARRAVGRGPGWVDREIQGVFVAVVPDGLAGLRPAPDEITALTVVRADDLVRLFPDSGQADLEIPALCAPVLPNRGLGPAEAARVRAADFVPVTDRYWAVGAQVAARVLAGERGLDLGLW, from the coding sequence GTGGAGCCAGACCCGCGCGATGAGTTGTTCGATGTTCTGACGGCCGAGGGGGTGCCGACCGGAATGGTCAAGCCCCGCGCCGCCGTGCACCGGGACGGCGATTGGCACCGGTCGTTCCACTGCTGGGTCGTCTGGCGGGGGCCGGACGGATGCGTTCAGGTCTTGTTCCAGCGCCGCAGCCCGACCAAGGACACGGTGCCCAACCACCTCGACGTGGCTGTCGGCGGGCACTACCGCTCGGGTGAGACGCTGACCGAGGTGGTGCGCGAGGCGGAGGAGGAGCTGGGCCTTCCCCTGGGGCTGGACGACCTGGTGCCGGTCGGCGCGCGCCGCGCGGTCGGTCGTGGGCCCGGCTGGGTCGATCGTGAGATCCAGGGCGTCTTCGTGGCGGTAGTGCCCGACGGGCTGGCGGGGCTCCGCCCCGCGCCGGACGAGATCACTGCGCTCACCGTCGTCCGCGCCGACGACCTCGTCCGGCTTTTCCCCGACAGCGGGCAGGCCGATCTGGAGATACCTGCCCTGTGCGCTCCCGTCCTACCCAACCGCGGCCTCGGGCCGGCCGAAGCGGCGCGGGTGCGCGCTGCCGACTTCGTTCCCGTCACCGACCGCTACTGGGCCGTCGGTGCCCAGGTCGCCGCCCGCGTCCTCGCTGGGGAGCGGGGGCTTGACCTGGGGCTGTGGTGA
- a CDS encoding cell division protein FtsQ/DivIB → MSERVSQRRYPPARHAAPPRRRRRRSRLAGFLHASAVNGRLPAFLLAVGLSVLGGGFLFSDDFVVRSVVVQGNALAFADSIVATSGALGQPVFRLDTEEVARRVAAHPAVASAEVRTEFPDRVVVRVQERVPVLAWQAGEQAVLVDQQGWVIALGFDPNLPRVVQTEGDLPRVGAQISPELIQAIQVVQERLGERLTMVAYEPRLGLTAHLTEGRTVVLGGSDRLPLKLNVLDAALSLPDHWSQLDLREPERPYYQ, encoded by the coding sequence ATGAGCGAGCGCGTGTCCCAGCGGCGGTATCCGCCGGCCCGGCATGCCGCGCCACCGCGGCGTCGCCGGCGCCGCTCGCGCCTGGCGGGCTTCCTCCACGCCAGCGCGGTCAACGGTCGCCTGCCGGCTTTCTTGCTGGCAGTCGGGCTCTCGGTGTTGGGCGGGGGATTCTTGTTCTCCGACGACTTCGTTGTGCGCAGCGTCGTGGTCCAGGGGAACGCCCTGGCCTTCGCCGACTCGATCGTGGCGACCAGCGGGGCGCTGGGCCAGCCCGTCTTCCGGCTCGACACCGAGGAGGTGGCCCGCCGCGTCGCCGCACACCCGGCCGTGGCCTCGGCGGAGGTGCGTACCGAGTTCCCCGACCGCGTCGTGGTGCGCGTGCAAGAGCGGGTACCAGTCCTCGCCTGGCAAGCCGGGGAACAGGCCGTGCTGGTGGACCAGCAGGGATGGGTGATCGCACTGGGATTCGATCCCAATCTGCCGCGCGTCGTGCAGACAGAGGGGGACTTGCCGCGCGTGGGTGCGCAGATTTCTCCGGAGCTGATACAGGCGATTCAGGTCGTTCAGGAACGCCTGGGCGAGCGGCTCACGATGGTAGCCTACGAGCCGCGGCTGGGCCTGACGGCCCACCTGACCGAGGGGCGGACGGTCGTGCTGGGTGGCAGCGACCGCCTGCCGCTCAAGCTCAATGTGCTGGATGCGGCGCTGTCGCTGCCGGACCACTGGTCACAGCTCGACCTGCGCGAGCCGGAGCGTCCCTACTACCAGTAG
- the ftsZ gene encoding cell division protein FtsZ — MFNVHDDDFTNSFARIKVIGVGGGGGNAVNRMIEAGVEGVEFITVNTDAQALVNSLAPVTVRIGDKLTKGLGAGGRPEIGERAAEESIDALGEVVRGADMVFITAGMGGGTGTGASPIVARLARETGALTVGVVTRPFDFEGAKRRRVADEGVAALKEHVDALITIPNQRLISLVDPKTPFSEAFRLADDVLRQGIQGISDLIVKPGLINLDFADVKTIMRDAGSALMAIGRGTGETRCVDAARMAIESPLLEMSIDGAVGVLYNIIGGPDLSLTEITEAAEIIRAAADDDAEIIFGATTDESMGRDVQITLIATGFHGTSQPRRQRPDRRFRQAAEAQAGGQTAPPRVPLLPDDEWSEPAILRFLRER; from the coding sequence ATGTTCAACGTCCACGATGACGACTTCACAAACTCATTCGCACGGATCAAGGTCATCGGCGTCGGCGGTGGCGGCGGTAATGCCGTGAACCGAATGATCGAAGCCGGAGTAGAGGGCGTCGAATTCATCACGGTCAACACCGACGCGCAGGCCCTGGTCAACTCCCTGGCGCCGGTGACGGTGCGCATCGGCGACAAGCTGACCAAGGGGCTCGGGGCCGGCGGCCGCCCGGAGATCGGTGAGCGCGCGGCCGAGGAGAGCATCGACGCCCTCGGCGAGGTGGTGCGCGGCGCCGATATGGTCTTCATCACCGCGGGGATGGGCGGCGGCACCGGTACCGGCGCCTCGCCGATCGTGGCCCGACTGGCGCGGGAGACCGGCGCGCTGACCGTCGGCGTGGTGACCCGTCCGTTCGACTTCGAGGGCGCCAAGCGTCGCCGCGTGGCCGACGAAGGCGTGGCCGCCCTCAAGGAGCACGTGGACGCGCTGATCACGATCCCCAACCAGCGGCTCATCAGCCTGGTCGATCCCAAGACGCCATTCTCCGAGGCGTTCCGGCTGGCCGACGACGTGCTCCGCCAGGGTATCCAGGGCATCTCCGACCTGATCGTCAAGCCCGGCCTGATCAACCTCGACTTCGCCGACGTCAAGACGATCATGCGCGACGCCGGCTCGGCCCTGATGGCGATCGGCCGCGGTACCGGGGAGACCCGCTGCGTCGACGCGGCCCGCATGGCCATCGAGAGCCCGCTGCTGGAGATGAGCATCGACGGTGCGGTCGGCGTTCTTTACAACATCATCGGTGGGCCGGACCTCTCGCTCACCGAGATCACCGAGGCCGCCGAGATCATCCGCGCGGCCGCGGACGACGACGCCGAGATCATCTTCGGCGCCACGACCGACGAGTCGATGGGCCGGGATGTCCAGATCACCCTGATCGCCACCGGCTTCCACGGCACCAGCCAGCCGCGCCGCCAGCGGCCGGACCGCCGGTTCCGCCAGGCGGCCGAGGCCCAGGCAGGTGGCCAGACGGCGCCGCCGCGCGTGCCGCTGTTGCCGGACGACGAGTGGTCCGAGCCGGCTATCTTGCGCTTCCTGCGCGAGCGGTAG
- a CDS encoding D-alanine--D-alanine ligase has protein sequence MEARDVAQGARKIRVGVIFGGRSGEHDVSLRSAQAILRAIDRERFEVVPIGITREGRWLSGGDPLRQLAATSRLALAPGDDPPAEESDLGSALAVPETGHAVEVAGAGVVQQLDVVFPVLHGPYGEDGTVQGLLELADVPYVGAGVLGSAVSMDKVVAKQLFEREGLPVAPWLWVTRRQWERDPEGVAARVERELGYPCFVKPANLGSSVGVSKVHHPGELPGAMEEAARYDRKLVVERGIDARELEVSVLGNDEPITSVVGEIRPVNEFYDYQAKYVDEGSELLVPAPITQEQSDTVREMAVRAFKVVDAAGMARVDFFLERNTGTIYINEINTIPGFTQISMYPILWEASGLSFRELVSRLIELALERHAERRDGSGV, from the coding sequence TTGGAGGCACGTGACGTGGCACAGGGCGCCAGGAAAATTCGCGTCGGTGTCATCTTTGGCGGGCGCTCGGGCGAGCACGACGTGTCGCTGCGCTCCGCGCAGGCCATCCTGCGGGCGATCGACCGGGAACGGTTCGAGGTCGTGCCCATCGGCATCACACGGGAGGGCCGCTGGTTGAGCGGTGGTGACCCGTTGCGGCAGCTCGCCGCCACCTCGCGCCTGGCTCTTGCGCCGGGGGACGACCCGCCGGCGGAGGAGTCCGACCTCGGCAGCGCGCTGGCCGTGCCGGAGACGGGCCACGCCGTCGAAGTCGCCGGTGCCGGTGTCGTGCAACAGCTCGATGTCGTCTTCCCGGTCCTGCACGGCCCGTACGGTGAGGACGGCACGGTGCAGGGTCTGCTGGAGCTGGCCGATGTCCCCTACGTCGGCGCCGGGGTGCTCGGCTCGGCGGTCTCGATGGACAAGGTTGTAGCCAAGCAGCTCTTCGAGCGTGAAGGCTTGCCGGTCGCGCCCTGGCTGTGGGTGACCCGCCGCCAGTGGGAACGCGACCCGGAAGGCGTGGCAGCGCGGGTCGAGCGGGAACTGGGCTATCCCTGCTTCGTCAAGCCTGCCAATCTCGGGTCAAGTGTCGGCGTCAGCAAGGTGCATCACCCGGGAGAGCTTCCCGGGGCGATGGAGGAAGCCGCGCGCTACGACCGCAAGCTTGTCGTTGAGCGGGGGATCGACGCGCGCGAGCTGGAGGTGAGCGTCCTCGGCAACGACGAGCCGATCACCTCGGTCGTGGGCGAGATCCGGCCGGTCAACGAGTTCTACGACTACCAGGCCAAGTACGTCGATGAGGGCTCGGAGTTGCTCGTCCCGGCGCCGATCACGCAGGAGCAGTCCGACACGGTGCGCGAGATGGCGGTGCGCGCCTTCAAGGTCGTGGACGCCGCCGGGATGGCGCGCGTGGACTTCTTCCTGGAGCGAAACACCGGCACCATCTACATCAACGAGATCAATACCATCCCGGGCTTCACCCAGATCAGCATGTACCCCATCCTCTGGGAGGCAAGCGGATTGTCCTTCCGGGAGCTGGTTTCCCGGCTGATCGAGCTGGCGCTGGAGCGGCACGCCGAGCGCCGCGACGGCAGCGGGGTATGA
- a CDS encoding actin-like ATPase → MTAHRWYVGLDIGSSTVAVATATHDAAGQVALAGCEVLPSAGVVRGEVVDAAALEQVLAAALRRVAERTGAPVERVALSVSGLHLRRVTAAAEQRTPRAVRVEADMLEALHRRALRDPRVAGVVLASVPRGCTVDGFPVVDPLAGLYGHVVRVKMEVYSIPTSYVDTRARILAQLGAEVDLLMPRAMAAAEAALPASVREQGALLIDLGGTTTDVAVYLDGQIRELFSMPIGVRSVATLGRGVTPVASGARGYPAPRTVPGGGMVDLFHRIRQRLDDLDLGWRLAGGAVLAGGGAGIDGVLGAAQRGLRIPVRLARPGGPRFSDTRTTGAVGLVLAQARLRPLEPAPEGVFGMDETLPDEFEEVEPEPPRPGLWPALGRWLREFVPLGGTD, encoded by the coding sequence ATGACAGCGCATCGCTGGTATGTTGGCCTTGACATTGGGTCATCGACCGTCGCGGTAGCCACGGCGACCCACGACGCGGCCGGGCAGGTTGCGCTCGCTGGTTGCGAGGTGCTGCCGAGCGCCGGCGTGGTGCGGGGCGAGGTGGTCGACGCTGCGGCGCTGGAGCAGGTGCTTGCCGCCGCTCTCCGGCGCGTGGCTGAGCGGACTGGCGCCCCGGTCGAGCGGGTGGCGTTGAGCGTCTCCGGGTTGCACCTGCGTCGGGTGACGGCCGCGGCCGAGCAGCGCACCCCGCGGGCCGTGCGTGTCGAGGCCGACATGCTCGAAGCGCTCCACCGGCGCGCGCTGCGCGACCCACGCGTGGCCGGAGTCGTCCTCGCCTCGGTGCCGCGCGGCTGCACCGTCGATGGCTTCCCGGTCGTCGATCCCCTCGCTGGACTGTACGGACATGTCGTGCGCGTGAAGATGGAAGTGTATAGTATCCCTACATCCTACGTAGATACGCGCGCGCGCATCCTCGCACAGCTGGGCGCCGAGGTTGATTTGCTGATGCCGCGAGCGATGGCGGCAGCCGAGGCGGCGCTGCCCGCGAGTGTGCGGGAGCAAGGCGCGTTGCTGATCGATCTGGGCGGGACGACGACTGACGTGGCGGTCTACCTCGACGGCCAGATCCGCGAACTCTTTTCGATGCCGATCGGGGTTCGGTCAGTGGCGACCCTGGGCCGTGGCGTCACGCCGGTCGCGTCCGGTGCTCGAGGGTACCCCGCGCCGCGCACGGTGCCCGGCGGGGGCATGGTCGATCTATTCCATCGTATCCGCCAGCGGCTGGACGACCTGGACCTGGGCTGGCGGCTAGCTGGTGGCGCGGTGCTTGCTGGTGGTGGCGCCGGCATTGATGGCGTACTTGGCGCGGCGCAGCGCGGGCTGCGCATTCCAGTCCGGTTGGCGCGGCCAGGCGGGCCGCGCTTCAGCGACACGCGCACTACCGGCGCGGTAGGGTTAGTGCTGGCCCAGGCGCGGCTCCGGCCGTTGGAGCCTGCGCCCGAGGGGGTGTTTGGCATGGACGAAACGTTGCCGGACGAGTTCGAGGAGGTGGAGCCGGAGCCGCCTCGTCCGGGCCTATGGCCGGCCCTCGGTCGCTGGCTGCGTGAGTTCGTGCCGTTGGGAGGTACCGATTAG
- the nrdR gene encoding transcriptional regulator NrdR → MRCPFCQARDSRVIDSRELSGGDSIRRRRECPACGRRFTTYERVEPVALMVVKRDGRREEFDPRKLRDKLRIALTKRPVPQAEIDRIVATVETELLAMGTVEVPSTTIGEIVLRELKQLDQVAYIRFASVYRDFADLDDLRREVEVLRGASPGPKRAG, encoded by the coding sequence GTGCGCTGCCCCTTCTGCCAGGCACGGGACTCGCGGGTGATCGACTCGCGGGAATTGAGCGGCGGCGACAGCATCCGGCGTCGGCGAGAGTGTCCCGCCTGCGGCCGCCGCTTCACCACCTACGAGCGGGTCGAACCCGTCGCCCTGATGGTCGTCAAGCGCGACGGCCGGCGCGAGGAGTTCGACCCGCGCAAGCTCCGCGACAAGCTGCGCATCGCGCTCACCAAGCGACCCGTCCCGCAGGCGGAGATCGACCGCATCGTGGCGACCGTCGAGACCGAATTGCTGGCGATGGGCACTGTCGAGGTGCCGAGCACCACAATCGGGGAGATCGTACTGCGGGAGTTGAAGCAGCTTGATCAGGTGGCCTATATCCGCTTCGCCTCCGTCTACCGCGACTTTGCCGACCTCGACGATCTCCGCCGGGAGGTCGAGGTGCTGCGCGGCGCCTCGCCGGGCCCGAAGCGCGCCGGGTAG
- the murD gene encoding UDP-N-acetylmuramoyl-L-alanine--D-glutamate ligase — protein sequence MTDHVARTTQRRAEPDLRGARALVMGLGTRQGGVGVARYLVAQGAEVTVTDLRTEADLVPALEELAGLPIRYVLGEHRAEDFERADLVVRNPAVPLDSPWLQRARAAGARIEMEMSLFFRACPAPIVGITGTKGKTTTATLCAGILRVARPDTVLAGNMGTSTLDALPGIRPDTPVVIELSSWQIEGLAEHGLSPHVAVITNISEDHLNRYPSMAAYVEAKRQIARYQGPDDWLVLNRDDPLAWESRSAGAGRVVPFGMAGDAPAGAFRDGDRLVWRWDGSEVELLRRDEFPLPGDHAVANALAAAAAAILAGADPAQVRTGLLAATPVPHRQEIVATIDGVCYVNDTAATAPAAAVAALDTFRGRPLVLIAGGAAKGADLGPMARRVAAEASAVVLLDGTATPDLHARLRDAGAARISGPHRSMEDAVRAAAELATPGGVVLLAPGCASFGLFRDEFERGEAFRAAVRALAGAARREGEP from the coding sequence ATGACGGATCACGTTGCTCGGACCACGCAGAGGAGAGCGGAGCCGGACCTGCGCGGGGCGCGGGCGCTGGTGATGGGCCTGGGCACGCGCCAGGGGGGCGTCGGCGTGGCCCGCTACCTGGTGGCGCAGGGTGCCGAGGTCACCGTGACCGATCTCCGCACCGAGGCGGACCTCGTCCCGGCGCTGGAGGAGCTGGCCGGGCTGCCTATCCGCTACGTGCTGGGCGAGCACCGCGCCGAGGACTTCGAGCGGGCCGACCTGGTGGTGCGGAATCCCGCCGTGCCGCTCGATTCCCCCTGGCTCCAACGTGCCCGCGCGGCCGGTGCCCGGATCGAGATGGAGATGTCCCTCTTCTTCCGCGCCTGCCCGGCTCCCATCGTCGGGATCACCGGCACGAAGGGGAAGACCACGACCGCCACCCTCTGCGCCGGCATCCTGCGGGTAGCCCGGCCGGACACGGTGCTGGCGGGAAACATGGGCACATCGACCCTCGATGCGCTGCCCGGCATCCGGCCCGACACGCCGGTCGTCATCGAGCTGTCGAGCTGGCAGATCGAGGGGCTCGCCGAGCACGGCCTCAGCCCGCACGTGGCCGTGATCACCAACATCAGTGAGGACCACTTGAACCGCTACCCCTCCATGGCGGCCTACGTTGAGGCAAAGCGGCAGATCGCCCGCTACCAGGGGCCGGACGACTGGCTGGTGCTGAATCGTGACGACCCGCTCGCCTGGGAGAGCCGCAGTGCGGGCGCGGGACGCGTGGTGCCCTTTGGCATGGCCGGGGACGCGCCGGCCGGTGCCTTCCGCGACGGCGACCGGCTCGTCTGGCGTTGGGACGGCAGCGAGGTCGAACTGCTGCGCCGTGATGAGTTCCCCTTGCCGGGGGACCACGCCGTGGCCAATGCCCTGGCGGCCGCGGCGGCGGCCATCCTGGCTGGGGCGGACCCGGCCCAGGTGCGGACCGGGCTGCTCGCTGCGACCCCGGTGCCGCACCGGCAGGAGATCGTGGCCACCATCGACGGGGTCTGCTACGTGAACGACACGGCAGCCACCGCCCCGGCCGCGGCGGTGGCCGCGCTCGACACCTTCCGTGGGCGGCCGCTGGTCCTGATCGCGGGCGGTGCCGCTAAGGGCGCCGACCTCGGCCCGATGGCCCGGCGCGTCGCCGCCGAGGCGAGCGCCGTCGTCCTGCTCGACGGCACGGCCACCCCTGACCTGCACGCGCGGCTGCGCGACGCGGGAGCGGCACGGATCTCCGGGCCGCACCGGTCGATGGAGGACGCCGTGCGGGCCGCGGCCGAACTGGCGACGCCGGGTGGGGTTGTGCTGCTGGCCCCGGGCTGCGCCAGCTTCGGCCTGTTCCGGGATGAGTTTGAGCGCGGGGAGGCCTTCCGGGCGGCGGTGCGCGCCCTGGCCGGGGCCGCCCGGCGGGAAGGAGAGCCATGA